In the Clostridium cellulovorans 743B genome, AGGGTGTAAATCATAGATATTTAGATTTAAATATCAGGATGCCAAGAAGTATTCTTTCACTGGAGGATAAAGTTCGAAAGGTACTTCAAGAAAAGCTAAATAGAGGGAAGATAGATGTATTTATAACTGAGGATAATTACAATAGCAATGCTGGAATCCCAATGCTTAATGAGGCATTAGCTCGTAACTATATCACGTCTCTTAATAAATTAAGAGATGAGTTCTCACTTAAAGATGATATCTCTGTTTCTTTAGTTGCTAAGTTTCCAGAGGTGATTACACTTAAGCAAGAAGAAAAAGATATTGATGAGATTTGGTACATACTGAAAACCACTTTAGAATGTGCAGTTAATAATTTTCTTTCTATGAGGGAAAAAGAAGGTCAAAAATTGAAAGATGATATTTTAGTAAAGATTAAATCTATTGAAGGATCTTTAGCTAAGATAGAGCCTTTATCATCTTTAACTGTAGAAAATTATAAAATTAGGCTTCAGGATAGGGTTACAGAACTTTTAGGTGATGTAGAGTTAGAACCTTCAAGAATTGCTCAAGAGATTGCAATTTTTGCTGATAGAGCTTGCATTGATGAGGAAATAGTTAGGCTTAAATCTCATATACATCAGGTTAAAGACACTTTAGAGCTTAAAGAAGCTGTAGGTAGAAAATTGGACTTTATTATCCAAGAGATGAATAGGGAAACTAACACAATATCATCTAAAGCTAATAATATAGAAATAACCAATTTAACTATAGCAATAAAAAATGATATTGAAAAAATAAGAGAGCAAGTGCAGAATCTTGAATAGTTGAGGAGAGAAGAAGATGGGAATAAAATTAATTAATATAGGTTTTGGAAATATCGTATCAGCTAATAGATTAGTAGCAATAGTAAGTCCTGAATCTGCCCCAATAAAAAGAATAATAACAGAAGCTAGGGATAGAGGGATGCTAATTGATGCAACCTATGGAAGAAGAACTAGAGCAGTTATAATCACTGATAGTGATCACGTTATCTTATCAGCAGTTCAACCAGAAACAGTGGCTCATAGACTATCTACAAAAGACGAAGAAGCTGTAGATGAGGTTGATGAATAATGGTAAATGAAACAAAGGGTTTATTAGTTGTAATTTCTGGACCATCAGGTGCTGGAAAGGGCACCATATGCAAGAAGCTTATGGAAAAAAATAACTTTTGGCTTTCTGTTTCTGCTACTACTAGAAGTCCAAGAGCTGGGGAAGAAAACGCAAAGAGTTACTATTTTTTAACAAGGGACGAATTTGAAGAAAAGATAAAATGTAATGATTTTCTTGAATATGCTGAAGTATATGGTAATTTATACGGAACTCCTCGTTCAAGTGTTATGGAAATGATTGATAATGGCAAAAATGTTATATTAGAAATTGATATTCAAGGAGCGCTTAAGGTTAAAGAAGCATTTCCTGAGGGAGTATTTATATTTATTCTTCCTCCATCTATGGAAGAACTTAAGAATAGAATAATAGGCAGAGGTAGTGAAACACCTGAATCGCTAATGACAAGATTTAAATCAGCCTACAAGGAAATAAACTATGTTTCTAAATATAACTATGCTGTAGTAAATGATGAAGTTGCTCTTGCTGTTGAAAAAATTCAAGGGATTTTAGTAGCAGAAAAGTGCAGAGTTGATAGAATAAAAGAAGATATATTAGATAATAAGGAGGGAATTGTTCATGAGCAATTCTATGATTAATCCATCAATAGTTGAATTAACAGACAAATCTGGTGATAGATATTCACTAGTTGTAATAGCATCAAAGAGAGCAAGATTATTAATCGATGGTGATGAACCACTAGTAAAGGTTACTTCTAAAAAGCCTTTAACTGTTGCAATAAACGAAGTTAATGAAGGAAAAATTCAGTTTGAAGCTCCTCAAGTTGAAGGACTCAAATAAAGAGGCGATTAGATTATGAAGAAAAAGACTATTGTTCTCGGTGTTAGTGGAGGAATTGCAGTTTATAAAGCATTAGATGTTGTTTCAAAGCTTAAGAAAAAAGACTATGATGTCCATGTGATTATGACTAAGAATGCTATGGAATTTGTTACGCCATTATCATTTCAATCGATAAGTCAAAACATGGTTATTACAGATATGTTCGCTGAGCCAAAAGCTTGGGAAATTCAGCATATTTCTTTAGCTAAGAAAGCAGATTTAATGGTTATAGTTCCTGCAACGGCTAATATAATTGGAAAGGTAGCTAATGGAATAGCTGATGATATGCTTAGTACAACAATAATGGCTACCAAGGCACCAGTTATATTTGCTCCAGCTATGAACACTAATATGTATCAAAATCCAATAGTACAAGAAAATATGTCAAAGCTTAAAGGTTATGGCTATGAGTTTATCGATACAGTTAAAGGAAGGCTTGCTTGTGGAGATGTTGGAGAAGGGAAGCTAGCTGATACTGAAGATATTGTTCAATATATAGAAAGTAAGTTATATGATATAAAGGACTTGTCGGGTAAAAAAGTTATGATAACAGCTGGACCTACAATTGCTCCTATCGATCCAGTTCGCTATATAAGCAATTATTCATCAGGAAAGATGGGTTATGCTATAGCTGAAGAAGCAAGAGATAGAGGGGCTGAAGTTGTTTTGATTTCAGGAGATGTATCTATTCCTGATATTAAGGGTGTAAGGATTATAAAAGTAAAGACCAATCCAGATATGAAGGAAGCAGTATTAAAGGAATTTGATGATGCTGAAATTATAATAAAAACTGCTGCGGTTACAGACTTTAAGATTAAAAATTATTCTGATATAAAGATCAAGAAAAAGGACGAAGGTTTAACCTTAGAACTTGAGAAAGATACAGATATTTTAAAAACTTTAGGTTCTATGAAGAAAAATCAAATTCTTGTTGGTTTTGCAGCTGAAAGCAATGATGTTATAGAAAATGCTAAAGCAAAGCTTGATAAGAAAAACCTTGATTTTGTTGTTGCTAATGATATCAGCGTTAGTGATTCTGGATTTAACAGTGATGATAACAAGGTTACTATAATATCTAGAAACGGTGAAGAACTTCATCTTGAAAAGATGAATAAAAGAGCCGTTGCGAAAGAGATATTTAATAAGATACTAAAAAAGCGCTAACAGCGCTTTTTTTAATATATCGAGGTGTAATTATGGCAAGTTATGCACAAGTTATAATTAATAATGAGTCGTCCATGGTTGATAGACCATTCACTTATAAAATTCCTGAGAGATTGAAAGATAATCTAAAGATTGGCCACAGAATTAAAATTCCTTTTGGAAAAGGAAATAAAAAGATTGATGGATTCGTATTTTCCTTATTAGACCAATATATTAGTAATTATGAGATAAAAGAAATTGAATCAATAGAAGATGATTTTACTGCTTTTGAAGAAAGAGATATTCCTTTAATTGAGGAAATGAGAGAACGATATCTTTGTACCTATATTCAATGTATAAAGGTAATCGTACCTGCTGGAGTTTTTGAGGGTTTAAAACTAAAAAAATCAAAGACAGTATATATAAAAAAAACTTTAGAAGGAAAATATAAAAAAGAGCCTTATGATAGAATATATGGAATAGTTAAAGAATCACAAGGAATCTTTACAAAGAGTCAATTAAGTAAAACATATAATATCTCTTTATCATCGATTAATACTTTAATAAAAAACGGATTTATTCAGGAACTAGAAGAAGTGGTTGATAGGTTTGATCAAAGGAATTATGAATTCTATGAAAGAAAAAATTTAAATGATAATCAAAGAGAAGTAGTTGAAACAATACTTCATAGTGATGAGAAAAAATTCTTGATTCATGGGATTACAGGAAGCGGAAAAACAGAAATATACATGAATTTGGTAGAAAAGACCATGGAACTTGAGAAAGATAGTATTATTCTTGTTCCAGAAATCGCATTAACACCGCAAATGGTTGAGCGATTTAAAGGACGATTTGGTAATAAAATAGCTGTTTTTCATAGTAAGCTTTCTAATGGAGAAAGATTTGATGAATGGATGAGGGTGAAAAACAGAAAGGTCCAATTAGCTATTGGAGCCAGATCAGCAATATTTCTTCCATTTAATAATTTATCACTGATAGTAATTGATGAGGAGCATGAAAGTAGTTATAAATCAGATAGTGATCCTAAATATCATGCAAGGGAAATTGGTGAAATTCTTCAGAAAAATCAAGGAGTAAAACTAGTCTTAGGTTCTGCAACTCCTAGTGTAGAAACTTATTTTAAGGCAAACTCTAGAGAATACCATCTCTTAACTCTTACCAAAAGGGCAGATAAAGCTACGTTACCTGTAACAGAAATTGTAGATATGAGAGAAGAATTGGTTAGAAAAAACAAATCTATGTTTAGTGGAGCTCTTTTGAGAGCTATTGATGAAGCTTTATCAAAAAAAGAACAAATAATTCTATTTTTAAATAGAAGAGGATTTTCAACTTTTGTATCTTGTAGAAAATGTGGTTTCGTATTTAAATGTAGAAATTGTGATATTTCTTTGACTTATCATCACCATAATGATACTTTAAGCTGTCATTATTGTGGCTCAACAGAAAAAACTAAAAAAATATGTCCTAAATGTGGAAGTTCTTACGTAAAATATTTTGGTGCAGGTACAGAAAAAATAGAAGAGAATATAAAAAAATACTTTCCTAGTGCTAAAACTATAAGAATGGATTTTGATACCACGAGAAAAAAAGATGCTTATGAAGAGATATACAATAGTTTTAAAGCTGGAAATGCCGATATACTTATTGGAACTCAAATGATAGCTAAAGGATTAGATTTTAAGAATGTAACCTTAGTTGGAGTTGTAGCTGCAGATATTTCTCTTAACCTTCCGGATTTTAGGTCCGGAGAAAGAACCTTTCAATTACTTACGCAGGTTGGTGGTAGAGCTGGAAGAGGAGAAAAATCAGGGAAAGTTATTATTCAGACTTATACCCCTGAAAGCTATAGCATTATAGCTGCATCAAATCATGATTATGAAGGATTCTACCAAGAGGAAATTAACTTAAGAAAGACTATGAACTATCCACCTTTTTCAAAGGTGTTTTTAATAAATATATCATCAAAGGATGAAGCTCTTTTGATAAAAATCAGCCATAGTATAGGTCAAGAAGTAAAGGAAAAATTAAAGGATTATGAAAAAATAGAAATTCTTGGACCTTGCCCTTGTACCATTGGGAAAGTAAAAGAAAACTATAGATGGCAGATTATACTTAAGGGAGACATTGAAAACAAATTTGCAATATCAATAAAAAATTTATGCTATGAAAAAATAAAAAATCATAAAGGTGATATAAAGATAAGTACTGATTTAAACCCATTATCACTACTTTAAAGATGATTTTCTAAGACAGTAATGGTATAATTTAAGAAGTATAAAATTGAGCCTATAATAAAGAAAAATTATTAAATTTATATATTATTTACTTCAAGGAGGATAAGCGTAATGGCAATAAGAAATATAAGGACTGTTGGAGACGCAGTTTTAAGAAAAAACAGTAAAAATGTAGAGGTTATTGATGATAGAACAAAGGTATTAATCCAAGATATGATTGATACTATGTATGATGCTGATGGAGTTGGTCTTGCAGCGCCGCAAGTTGGGATATTAAAGAAAATATTTGTTATAGATATTGGAGAAGGTCCTATTGTTTTTATAAATCCAGAAATATTAGAAACAGAGGGAAGTTATGTTGATTCAGAAGGATGTTTAAGTATACCAGGAGAATCAGCAGAAGTTGAGAGACCTTATAAGGTTAAAGTTAAAGCTCTTAATGAAAATGGAGAAGAGTTTATATTAGAAGGAGAAGAATTACTAGCTAGAGCTATTTGTCATGAAAATGATCATCTTTATGGTACGTTATATATAGATAGAGCTTTAGAAAGTGGTGAATAATATGAATATTGTTTTTATGGGAACACCTGAATTCGCGGTTCCTTCATTAAAGGCGCTAATTGATAACTTTAATGTAATAGGAGTATTTACTCAACCAGATAGACCAAAGGGAAGAGGTAAAAAACTTGGAATATCGCCAGTAAAAGAGGTAGCCCTTGAACATGGAATTCCAGTGTATCAACCTGAAAAATTGAGAAAAGAGACTGACTTTGTAGACAAATTAAAAGAGATTAAACCAGACTATATAATTGTAGTAGCATATGGTCAAATACTTTCTAAAGAAGTTTTAGACATTCCTAAATATGCATGTATAAATCTTCATGGATCTTTACTTCCAAAGTTTAGAGGAGCAGCGCCTATTCAGTGGTCAGTTATTAAGGGTGAGAAAGTCACTGGTAATACTACAATGCTTATGGATGTAGGACTTGATACTGGTGATATGCTGCTTACTGATAAGGTAGAAATAACTGACTATATGACAGCAGGACAATTACATGACTTGATGATGGAGTCAGGTGCAGAATTGCTTGTAAAAACTATAAATGAATATACACTAGGGAATATTACAGGAATAAAACAAGATGATTCTCAAAGTTGCTATGCTTCAATGCTATCTAAGGAAATTGCTTTAATAAAATGGGATGACACTGCAGCAAATATCCATAACCTTATTAGAGGATTAAATCCATGGCCTATAGCTTTTACTAATTATCAAGGCGTAGTTATGAAGATATACGAATCAGAAGTATTGAAAAATGAAGCCTCAAGTAATGAATGTGGTAAGATTTTAAAGGTTTCAAAAGATGGGATAGACGTAGCTACAAAAGAAGGAATATTGAGATTAAAAACTGTTCAATTTCCAGGAAAGAAACCTTTAAAAGTAGAAGAATTCATAAAAGGGAATAAACTAGAGATTGGTGTAATATTAAATTAAAGAGATAAAGGAAAAAAATATGAGTAATCCAAGAGAAACAGCGGTTATTATATTGAATAAGGTCTTTAATGAGAGAGGTTATTCAAATATAATTATAAATAAAGAGCTAAACAAAAGTAATTTAGAAAACATTGATAAAGCATTAGTTACAGAAATTGTTTATGGTACAATACAGTATAAATATACAATAGATAAAATCATAGACCATTTTGTAGGGAGAGGCACTAGCTCTGTTGATAAGAAGGTAGTAAATATTTTAAGAAGTGCTATATATCAGATAAGGTATTTAGATAAAATTCCTTCTTTTGCTGTGGTAAATGAAGCCGTAGAACTTTCTAAAAAGTTAAGTACTGTAACATCAAGTAAGTTCATAAACGGGGTTTTAAGAAATTACATAAGAAAGACTAATGAAAACTTTTATAATAAGAATAACTTGGTCGATAGATTATCCTTTGAATATTCTTTTGAGCCTTGGATGGTAAAAAAGTTTATAAGTCAATATGGAAATAATATCGCTGAGAAAATTCTTAAAGGATTAAATGAAAGACCATCAATTACTGTTAGAGTAAATTCTTTAAAGACAACCTTCGATGAAGCTTATGAAGAACTTGAAGCGTTAGGTTATTCTGTTGAGGAAGGGGTTATTGCACCAGAAGCAATAAGGATATTAAAGGGAAAAAGCATAGAGAATAATCCTTTGTTTATAAAAGGAAGCATAACTGTTCAGGATGAGAGTGCAATGATTGTGGCATCAGCTTTAGAACCTAGTAAAGATGATGTTATATTTGATATGTGTAGCGCACCAGGCGGGAAAACAACTCATATAGCTGAACTTTCAGAGGATAAGTCAAAAATTAAAGCTTTTGATATCTTTGACCATAAGTTGAAGCTTATAGAGGAAAACATAAAAAGGCTTGGAATAACCTCTATAGAAACTGAAATTAAGGATGCATCTATTCATGACGTTCTTTTAGATGATTCTGCGGATAAGGTTTTAATAGATGTACCGTGCAGTGGTCTTGGAATAATGAGAAAAAAGCCAGAAATTAAATATACAAAGAATGAAAAAGACTTAAAAGAGCTGGTTAAAATCCAAAGAGATATTATGAGAAATGCAGCTAAATACGTAAGAAAAGGTGGAGTGCTAGTGTATTCTACTTGCACATTGAACCTAGAAGAAAATCAGGAAAATATAAGGTGGTTTCTTGATAGGCATGAAGATTTTATGGTTGAAAAAGTTGACTTTGGAAAAGGTGAAAATCTGATTTATGGTAAAGACAATACATTGACCATATTGCCTAATAAGTATATGGATGGTTTTTTTATTGCTAAACTAAAAAGAATACAATAGGTGATAAGATGAGAAATATTTTGGATTACTCCCTAAAAGAACTAAAACAATGGATGGAAGCTAATGGTGAAAATGCGTTTAGAGCTAAACAAGTATTTGACTGGATATATAAAGCGGTAGCTTCTTTTGATGAAATGAAAAATTTGCCTAAGAATACTAAAGAAAAGTTAAAAGAATACTTTTTTATAGGTATACCAGAGATAACTCATAAATATGATTCTATAAATAAGGATACAGCTAAATACCTTTTAAAGCTTAGTGATGGTAATGTAATTGAAGCTGTTTACATGAAATATAATTATGGTAATTCTGTATGTTTATCTACTCAAATTGGGTGCAGAATGGGGTGTAGCTTTTGTGCCTCAACTATAGGTGGAAGAATAAGAGATTTAACTTCAGGTGATATCTTAGGTGAAATCCTTGCTATGGAATTCAATGAAAAAGAAAGAGTATCAAACATTGTATTAATGGGTAGTGGAGAACCATTCGATAATTATGAAAATGTTACTAAGTTTTTAGAGTTAGTTAATTCAAAGGATGGACTAAATATTGGAGCAAGACATATAACTTTATCAACTTGTGGACTTGTACCAGGAATAATAAGATTTGCTGACCTTAAGAGTCAAGTAACACTAGCAATTTCTCTTCACGCACCTAATGATGAACTAAGAAAAACGATGATGCCTATTGCTAATAAATATTCAATAAAGGAAATATTGGAAGCTTGCAATTATTACATAGAAAAGACAAACAGGCGAATCACCTTTGAATATTCTTTAGTTAAGGATGTTAATGATACCGAAGATCACGCAAGAGAGCTGTCAGCTTTATTAAAAGGTATTCTATGTCATGTGAATCTGATACCAGTGAATGTTGTAAAAGAAAGTGGATTTTCTCGGCCTTCGGATAAAGCAGTTATGAAATTTAAGAAGATATTGGATAGTAATGGAATAGAAGCTACCATCCGAAAGGAAATGGGGGCTGATATAAATGCTGCTTGTGGTCAACTGAGAAGAAATTACCTAGAAAAAAGAGGGTCAAATGATGGTTTTTATGTTGAGTGATGTAGGGAATACAAGAGAAATTAATGAGGATTTTGTATGTCATTATGAAGATGATAGGATAAGAATATATGTTATTGCAGATGGAATGGGTGGACACAATGCTGGTGATGTGGCAGCAAAATTGGCATCAGAAGCCGTTGTAAGTTACGTGAAGGAAGCTGCAGACATAACTGATCCTATATATTTATTACAAAGTGCTTTTAAATTCGCAAATGATGAAGTCTTTAATGCTTCAGTTAGTTCAGAAAAGCTAAATGGAATGGGAACAACTTTGACTGTTGTGTTTATATATAGAGAGGTAATACACGTAGGACATGTTGGTGATAGTAGTTGTTTTGCGATAAAAGGAGAAAAAATAAAAAAGATTACAAAAGATCATTCTTTTGTGCAGTATTTGATAGATACTGGTTCTATCACAAAGGAACAAGCGAAATCACATCCTAGAAAAAATCTTATAACTCGAGCGATTGGGACTAAGGAAGAGTTAATTGTAGATACTTATCAGTTACCTATTTCTTTAGCAGAGTATATTGTCTTATCTACTGATGGATTAACAAACTATATAGATGAAGAGGAAATATGTGATTTGGTAGTTAATAATTCTATAGAAGATGCTTGTACTCAAATGATAAACATCAGTAAGGAACGTGGCGGAAAAGATAATATAACAGTTTTAATTGTAGGAGGTATGTCCTAATGATAGGTTCAATTTTAAATTCGAGATATGAAGTCCTTGAAAAAATTGGTGAAGGCGGAATGTCCTTCGTATATAAGGCAAAGGATTTAACACTTCAACGAATGGTAGCTGTTAAAGTATTAAAGAATGAATTTAATAATGATAAACAATTTGTAGAAAAATTCAAAGCTGAAGCTTTAGCTGCTGGGGGACTTCATGACAACAACATCGTAAGTATATATGATGCAGGAACACATGGATTCTATAACTATATTGTTATGGAATATATACATGGAAAAACCTTAAAGGATATTATAATTGAAAGAGGCCCTTTAGAAACAAAAGAAGTGATAGAAATAGCTATGGATATAACAAAAGCCCTTGATTGTGCTCATAGAAATAACATTGTCCATAGAGATATTAAACCACATAATATTATAATGACTGATTATGGGATGCCTAAAATCACAGATTTTGGAATAGCTAAAGCAAGTAGCAGTGCTACAATCGCGCACACAAGTAGAGTAATGGGATCTGTGCATTATATTTCACCAGAGCAAGCAAAAGGAGAAATTGTCGACGCTAGAAGTGATTTATATTCTTTGGGAATAGTAATCTACGAAATGGTAACAGGAAAAATGCCTTTTGATTCAGAAACAGCAATAACTATAGCTATAAAACATATACAGGATGAAGTTGTTGCCCCAAATATGATTAATCACATGGTTCCATATGCGTTAAACAAATTAATTATGAAACTTCTTGAGAAGGATCCAACTAATCGATATCAAAGTGCTAAGGAGCTTCTAGTAGACTTAAATAAGCTGAAAGATGGTACTATGATATTTCCTGTAGGAACAAATCAAGAAGAACGGGAATATACAAAAGTTCTTAAACCAATGTCTGGGATGAATAGTGGAGTCAATAAAGTATATACTGAAAATATATATGATGATGATGATGTAGAAGAAGAACGAGCTATTTCTAGGTCTTCAGATAAGGACACAAATAGTAGGAAAAATAATAACAAGGCTAATATTGATAAGAAGAAAAAAGGTATATTAATTGGTTCTATTACTGGGTTAATAGCACTAATCTTGATCGTTGCTATTGTTATAGGAACTCAGCTTGCAAAGACTAATGAAAAGGTCGTTGAGGAAGTAACTATTCCTGAAATATCAAATATCCAACAAAAAGATGGAATAAAAAAATTAGAAGAACTTGGGATAAAGTATGAAATAACAAAGGTTAACAGTGAGAATGCCGCAGGAATTATAATTTATACTAATCCAAAGTCAGGGACTACAATTAAAAAAGATAGAGTAATTGAATTAGGCGTTAGTCTAGGACCAGAAGAAGGAAAAGTTCCTTCAATTGTTAACCAAGATAAAGACACCGCTATAAAAACTATTAATGATAATAAGTTCCAACTTGGAAAAATTGATGAAAAATATAGTGAAAGTGTTGAACGAGGAAAAGTTATCGATCAAGACCCATCGCCAAATAGTAAGTTGGCAAAAGGAAGCCCTATAAATATCGTTATTAGTTTAGGTCCAGAATATACTAATTACGATTTGAAAGGAAAAACTGTTGAAGAAGCTAAGGCTCTACTTAACGGTTATGCTTCACTAAACGTAACAACCCAAGAGTCAAATAAAGAAGCTGATAAAGAAAATGATGACAAGATTATAGATCAAGACAAGACAAGAGTAAAACAAGGTGAAACAATTACAGTAAAAGTTATAAAATATGCTGAACTTACAAAAACTTTGGAAGACTATACAGAGGAAAATTTAAAGGATGTTATGGAAGATTTAAATAGCATGGGCCTTGGATTAAAGGTTACATTAGTAGCGTCTAGTTCAGCAGGTAGTACACCAACAAAAGAATCACAGTATGAACTATATAAAGTAATTAGTCAAGACCCAGCTTCAGGTAAGGATGTTAAAAAAGGTGATACTGTTAAATTGAAGGTTGAGTTGATTAAAACACAAGATAAAGAGGATACGCCTACTAATAACAAAACTACAAACGGAACTACAAAAACAAACTAATGCAAAGATTATAGGAGGTTATATGAAAGATAACACAGTTAGTGGTATAGTAACAAAGGGGATTGGTGGATTTTATTATGTACAGGTAGAGGATAAAATCATTGAATGTAAGGCTAGAGGTAAATTTAGAACTCATAATATTTCACCTTATGTAGGAGACGTGGTTGAGTTAAATATTGAAGAGGACAAAGGTTTTATTATCAAGATATCTGAGAGAAAAAATTTGCTTTTGAGGCCAGTTGTTGCTAATGTAACTCAAGCTTTCGTAGTTTTTGCACTAAAAAATCCTGATGTAAATTTAACGCTTTTAAATAAGTTTCTTATTCTTTGTGAATACAATGAAATAAAACCGATAATATGCTTTAATAAAGTTGATCTTGTTGACAATCCAGAAGAAGAATTGGCAGTTAAAATGATTAAGCAGACTGGTTATGATTATATATTTTTGAAGGCTAAAGAAAAGTATAATTTAGAACTAGTCATGGATCATTTAAATGAGAATATTTCTATATTTTGTGGTCCATCTGGAGCAGGGAAATCTACTCTGTTTAATGGAATGGTAGGAAAGCCATTAATGGAGATCGGAGAGGTAAGTGAAAAGCTTAAAAGAGGAAAACATACAACAAGACACAGTGAACTTATAGCTTTTCATCAGGGGTATATAGTTGATACCCCTGGATTCTCTTCCTTAGAATTTGATTTTATTGATGAAGTAGATTTAAAGAATTATTTACCTGAATTTAAGGAATATGAAGATCAGTGTAAGTTTTCTGGTTGCAACCATTATAAAGAGCCTAAATGTGCTGTTAAAACAGCTGTAGAGGAAGAAAAGATACATAAGAGCAGATATGACTTTTATATAAGCTTATATGAAGAACTAAAAGGTAGGAGGTACAAGAAATGATAAAGATTTCTCCGTCAATATTATCGGCGGATTTTTCAAAGCTTGGTGAAGATGTAATTAATTTAGAAAAGGCTGGTGCTGATATGATACACATAGATGTTATGGATGGAAATTTCGTCCCTAACATCTCTTTTGGGATGCCTGTAATTAACAGCATTCGTCCTTTGACAAAGGCAACCTTCGATGTTCATTTAATGATTGAGGAACCATCAAAGTATATAAAACAATTTGTAGATCTTGGTGGAGATATAATAACTATTCACTATGAAGCAGATAGACATATAGATAGTACTATTAACATGATAAAGTCTTATGGTGTTAAAGCTGGTGTTGCCCTTAATCCAGGTACTAGTACGAGTTTATTAAAGGATATTATTAGAGAAGTGGATATGGTACTTATTATGACTGTTAATCCTGGCTTTGGAGGGCAAAAGTTTATTGAATATACTTTAGAGAAGATACGAGAAGTAAGGGAAATGGCTGATAAACTAAATCCGGATTTGTTAATACAAGTAGATGGAGGCATTGGAAGAGAAAATATAAGAAAAGTTGTAGAAGCTGGTGCTAACGTAATTGTTGCGGGTTCTGCGGTATTTAAGGAAAACAGAATAAAAGAAAATATTGAAGCTTTGAGAACTGCATGTATATAGAGAAGGTTTTAGTTATATGTGGTGGAGATATGCCATCTCAGGAACTTTTAGAAGCTGAAATTATTAGCTCACAGTATGTAATTGCAGCTGATAAGGGTGGAGAGGTTTTA is a window encoding:
- the gmk gene encoding guanylate kinase, with product MVNETKGLLVVISGPSGAGKGTICKKLMEKNNFWLSVSATTRSPRAGEENAKSYYFLTRDEFEEKIKCNDFLEYAEVYGNLYGTPRSSVMEMIDNGKNVILEIDIQGALKVKEAFPEGVFIFILPPSMEELKNRIIGRGSETPESLMTRFKSAYKEINYVSKYNYAVVNDEVALAVEKIQGILVAEKCRVDRIKEDILDNKEGIVHEQFYD
- the rpoZ gene encoding DNA-directed RNA polymerase subunit omega, which gives rise to MSNSMINPSIVELTDKSGDRYSLVVIASKRARLLIDGDEPLVKVTSKKPLTVAINEVNEGKIQFEAPQVEGLK
- the coaBC gene encoding bifunctional phosphopantothenoylcysteine decarboxylase/phosphopantothenate--cysteine ligase CoaBC → MKKKTIVLGVSGGIAVYKALDVVSKLKKKDYDVHVIMTKNAMEFVTPLSFQSISQNMVITDMFAEPKAWEIQHISLAKKADLMVIVPATANIIGKVANGIADDMLSTTIMATKAPVIFAPAMNTNMYQNPIVQENMSKLKGYGYEFIDTVKGRLACGDVGEGKLADTEDIVQYIESKLYDIKDLSGKKVMITAGPTIAPIDPVRYISNYSSGKMGYAIAEEARDRGAEVVLISGDVSIPDIKGVRIIKVKTNPDMKEAVLKEFDDAEIIIKTAAVTDFKIKNYSDIKIKKKDEGLTLELEKDTDILKTLGSMKKNQILVGFAAESNDVIENAKAKLDKKNLDFVVANDISVSDSGFNSDDNKVTIISRNGEELHLEKMNKRAVAKEIFNKILKKR
- the priA gene encoding primosomal protein N', with protein sequence MASYAQVIINNESSMVDRPFTYKIPERLKDNLKIGHRIKIPFGKGNKKIDGFVFSLLDQYISNYEIKEIESIEDDFTAFEERDIPLIEEMRERYLCTYIQCIKVIVPAGVFEGLKLKKSKTVYIKKTLEGKYKKEPYDRIYGIVKESQGIFTKSQLSKTYNISLSSINTLIKNGFIQELEEVVDRFDQRNYEFYERKNLNDNQREVVETILHSDEKKFLIHGITGSGKTEIYMNLVEKTMELEKDSIILVPEIALTPQMVERFKGRFGNKIAVFHSKLSNGERFDEWMRVKNRKVQLAIGARSAIFLPFNNLSLIVIDEEHESSYKSDSDPKYHAREIGEILQKNQGVKLVLGSATPSVETYFKANSREYHLLTLTKRADKATLPVTEIVDMREELVRKNKSMFSGALLRAIDEALSKKEQIILFLNRRGFSTFVSCRKCGFVFKCRNCDISLTYHHHNDTLSCHYCGSTEKTKKICPKCGSSYVKYFGAGTEKIEENIKKYFPSAKTIRMDFDTTRKKDAYEEIYNSFKAGNADILIGTQMIAKGLDFKNVTLVGVVAADISLNLPDFRSGERTFQLLTQVGGRAGRGEKSGKVIIQTYTPESYSIIAASNHDYEGFYQEEINLRKTMNYPPFSKVFLINISSKDEALLIKISHSIGQEVKEKLKDYEKIEILGPCPCTIGKVKENYRWQIILKGDIENKFAISIKNLCYEKIKNHKGDIKISTDLNPLSLL
- the def gene encoding peptide deformylase; the encoded protein is MAIRNIRTVGDAVLRKNSKNVEVIDDRTKVLIQDMIDTMYDADGVGLAAPQVGILKKIFVIDIGEGPIVFINPEILETEGSYVDSEGCLSIPGESAEVERPYKVKVKALNENGEEFILEGEELLARAICHENDHLYGTLYIDRALESGE
- a CDS encoding YicC/YloC family endoribonuclease; this translates as MMKSMTGFGRANEGNENFAFTVEMKGVNHRYLDLNIRMPRSILSLEDKVRKVLQEKLNRGKIDVFITEDNYNSNAGIPMLNEALARNYITSLNKLRDEFSLKDDISVSLVAKFPEVITLKQEEKDIDEIWYILKTTLECAVNNFLSMREKEGQKLKDDILVKIKSIEGSLAKIEPLSSLTVENYKIRLQDRVTELLGDVELEPSRIAQEIAIFADRACIDEEIVRLKSHIHQVKDTLELKEAVGRKLDFIIQEMNRETNTISSKANNIEITNLTIAIKNDIEKIREQVQNLE
- the remA gene encoding extracellular matrix/biofilm regulator RemA → MGIKLINIGFGNIVSANRLVAIVSPESAPIKRIITEARDRGMLIDATYGRRTRAVIITDSDHVILSAVQPETVAHRLSTKDEEAVDEVDE